In Candidatus Eremiobacteraceae bacterium, a single window of DNA contains:
- a CDS encoding pitrilysin family protein: MNRLSIALACACAALCVLETLPERASADASASTLRATLSNGLRVIIVRDALAPAVTADMVYLVGSDEAPAGFPGMAHAQEHMAFGRSFKGLSASQLADIGTLMGSDSDAETQNTITQYYYTVPAKDLPYALKVFALQAHGVLDAQDEWAQERGAIEQEVARDLSNPFYRFFSQAQSHMFAGTPYEHDALGTRSSFDKTTGAMLKTFYGTWYQPNNAVLVIAGDIDPQATLASIKTLFSPITSHAVPARPAVHLQPLKAQTITLDSDQPFAIAFVGYRLPGLDSPDSAATRILGAVLASQRGDLYALGMQGKALQAGYFPGDPLPKASSGFTYAAMPPGADMPAIVATLKSSIDAYKKNGVPPDLVDAAKRQAVAQVEFNRNSISGLASAWVDAVAVEGVSSPDDDVNKLQKVTVDDVNRVLRKYFDNSTALVGILNPKPAGQPSASKGFGGAESFAPASPVKTTLPAWAQGLLATVSVPQSTLNPTAITLPNGLRLIVQTETITPTVTVVGAVKNNPDLEAPTGQEGVDGVLDGLFEYGTTSLDRLAYRKALDDIAANTSLGTDFALTVLSSKFDRGMELLADGELHPALPAQAFTIVQQQTAGFVDGQLKSPDYLTDVALVKALYPPADPQQREPTVDSVKALTLDDVKAYYGVVFRPDLTTIVVIGDITPDEAKASVEKWFGSWSATGPTPATDYPAAPNNVASAADVPATGRVQDTVTLKETIGVLRSDPDYYPLQLGGSILGGASFSSRLYSDLRVKGSLVYFVQQGFDIGKTRSTFEVGYGCDPPNVSKARALIESDVHDMQTALVTPEELQRSKAGLLADLTLSESSEQSVAGGMLRRALLDLPLDEPTRAANRYAATSAEQIRDAFAKWVRVPDLVQVTTGPPPK; this comes from the coding sequence TTGAACCGACTCTCGATAGCCCTTGCCTGCGCATGCGCGGCGCTCTGCGTGCTCGAGACCCTGCCTGAGCGCGCGTCTGCCGATGCAAGCGCGAGCACCCTGCGCGCGACGCTGTCGAACGGCTTGCGCGTCATCATCGTGCGCGACGCGCTCGCACCGGCTGTGACGGCGGACATGGTCTACCTCGTGGGCTCGGATGAGGCGCCGGCCGGCTTCCCCGGCATGGCGCACGCGCAAGAGCACATGGCGTTCGGGCGCAGTTTCAAGGGCTTGAGCGCGAGTCAGCTCGCGGACATCGGCACGTTGATGGGATCGGACAGCGATGCGGAGACCCAGAACACGATCACGCAATACTACTACACCGTGCCGGCCAAAGATCTGCCCTACGCGCTGAAGGTCTTCGCGCTGCAAGCGCACGGCGTGCTCGACGCGCAAGACGAATGGGCGCAAGAGCGCGGCGCAATCGAACAAGAGGTCGCGCGGGATCTTTCCAATCCCTTCTATCGCTTTTTCTCGCAAGCGCAGTCGCATATGTTCGCCGGCACGCCCTACGAGCACGACGCGCTGGGCACGCGATCCTCGTTCGACAAGACGACGGGCGCGATGCTCAAGACGTTCTACGGAACCTGGTACCAGCCGAACAACGCGGTGCTGGTCATCGCCGGCGACATAGATCCGCAGGCGACGCTGGCCTCGATCAAGACGCTTTTCTCACCGATCACGTCGCATGCGGTGCCGGCGCGGCCCGCGGTGCATCTGCAGCCGCTCAAAGCGCAGACCATCACACTCGACAGCGATCAACCATTCGCCATCGCCTTCGTCGGGTATCGCCTGCCCGGGCTCGACAGCCCGGATAGCGCTGCGACGCGCATTCTGGGCGCCGTGCTCGCAAGCCAGCGCGGCGATCTCTACGCGCTGGGCATGCAAGGCAAGGCATTACAGGCGGGGTATTTCCCGGGCGATCCGCTGCCCAAAGCGAGCTCGGGCTTCACGTACGCGGCCATGCCGCCGGGCGCCGATATGCCGGCGATCGTCGCCACCCTCAAGAGCTCGATCGACGCGTACAAGAAAAACGGCGTGCCGCCCGACCTGGTCGACGCGGCCAAGCGCCAGGCTGTGGCGCAAGTCGAATTCAATCGCAACTCGATCTCCGGGCTAGCCAGCGCGTGGGTCGACGCGGTCGCGGTCGAGGGCGTGTCGTCGCCCGACGACGACGTGAACAAGCTGCAAAAGGTCACCGTCGATGACGTCAACCGAGTGCTGCGCAAGTATTTCGACAACTCGACCGCGCTCGTCGGCATACTCAATCCGAAACCCGCCGGACAACCGAGCGCGTCCAAAGGATTCGGCGGCGCGGAATCTTTCGCGCCGGCCAGCCCGGTGAAGACCACGCTGCCTGCGTGGGCCCAGGGTCTGCTGGCGACGGTCAGCGTGCCGCAATCCACCCTCAACCCGACTGCGATCACGCTGCCTAACGGGCTGCGGCTCATCGTGCAGACCGAGACGATCACGCCGACCGTCACGGTGGTCGGCGCGGTGAAGAACAACCCAGACCTTGAGGCGCCGACTGGCCAAGAAGGCGTCGACGGCGTGCTCGACGGGCTGTTCGAGTACGGCACGACCTCGCTAGACCGCCTTGCCTATCGCAAAGCGCTCGACGACATCGCCGCCAATACGTCGCTCGGCACCGACTTCGCGCTGACCGTGCTCTCGTCGAAGTTCGATCGCGGCATGGAGCTGCTGGCCGATGGTGAGCTCCACCCGGCGCTGCCGGCGCAAGCGTTCACGATCGTGCAGCAGCAGACCGCCGGTTTTGTCGACGGCCAGCTCAAGAGCCCCGACTATCTCACCGACGTGGCGCTCGTCAAAGCGCTGTATCCGCCGGCGGACCCGCAGCAGCGCGAACCGACGGTCGACAGCGTCAAAGCGCTGACGCTCGACGACGTCAAAGCGTACTATGGAGTCGTCTTCCGCCCCGATCTCACCACGATCGTCGTCATCGGAGACATAACGCCCGACGAGGCCAAAGCGTCGGTCGAGAAATGGTTTGGGTCCTGGAGCGCGACCGGACCCACGCCGGCTACCGATTATCCGGCCGCTCCCAACAACGTGGCCTCAGCCGCCGACGTGCCTGCGACCGGACGCGTGCAAGACACGGTCACGCTCAAGGAGACGATCGGCGTGCTGCGCAGCGATCCAGACTATTACCCGCTGCAGCTAGGCGGATCGATCCTCGGCGGCGCGTCTTTCTCGTCGCGGCTCTACAGCGATCTGCGGGTCAAAGGCTCGCTGGTCTACTTCGTCCAGCAAGGCTTTGACATCGGCAAGACGCGCAGCACGTTCGAGGTCGGCTACGGCTGCGACCCGCCCAATGTGTCCAAGGCGCGGGCGCTCATCGAAAGCGACGTGCATGACATGCAGACCGCGCTGGTGACGCCTGAAGAACTGCAGCGCTCCAAGGCTGGCCTGCTCGCGGATCTGACCCTTTCCGAATCCAGCGAGCAAAGCGTTGCGGGCGGGATGTTGCGCCGGGCGCTGTTGGATCTGCCGTTGGACGAGCCGACGCGCGCTGCGAACCGCTATGCGGCCACGTCTGCAGAACAGATCCGCGATGCCTTCGCGAAGTGGGTGCGCGTGCCCGACCTGGTCCAAGTGACCACCGGGCCGCCGCCCAAATGA